A window from Phaeocystidibacter marisrubri encodes these proteins:
- a CDS encoding MmcQ/YjbR family DNA-binding protein — protein MNVEELRSYCIQLKGATESFPFDEETLVLKVMEQKMFAIIPLESPHASISLKCNPERAIELREEYEGIQPGWHLNKVHWNSVNAEQVPADLVRELIDHSYDLIVSSLTKKLQRELSEL, from the coding sequence ATGAATGTAGAAGAATTGCGTTCGTATTGCATACAGTTAAAGGGAGCAACGGAGTCGTTTCCATTTGATGAAGAGACTTTGGTTCTCAAAGTGATGGAGCAAAAAATGTTTGCAATCATTCCACTGGAAAGCCCTCATGCCTCTATTTCACTTAAATGCAATCCAGAGAGAGCTATTGAACTCAGAGAGGAATACGAGGGAATCCAACCCGGCTGGCATTTGAACAAGGTTCATTGGAATAGTGTGAATGCCGAACAGGTGCCGGCAGATTTGGTGCGTGAACTCATCGACCACAGTTACGACTTGATCGTATCCAGCTTGACGAAGAAACTTCAGCGCGAACTCAGTGAATTATGA
- a CDS encoding glycine--tRNA ligase, whose translation MAAQPEDQFKNVISHAKEYGFVFQSSEIYDGLSAVYDYGQNGALLKNNLKEYWWRSMVQLHENIVGIDSAIFMHPSVWKASGHVDAFNDPMIDNKDSKKRYRADVLIEDHMEKINQKADKEVAKAAKRFGESFDEAMFRKTNPRVLKYVDQVDAIRTRFVKALEENDLADLKQLIEDEGITCPISGSKNWTEVRQFNLMFGTKLGSVAEDASDLYLRPETAQGIFVNFLNVQKTGRMKIPFGIAQIGKAFRNEIVARQFIFRMREFEQMEMQFFVRPGEEMKWYEYWKEHRMKWHKLLGLGEDNYRFHDHDKLAHYANAAADIEFNFPFGFKELEGIHSRTDFDLGRHQEMSGKKLQYFDPEINKNYVPYVVETSVGLDRLFLGTLATAYTEETLEDGSTRTVLRLPLPLAPIKAAILPLLRKDGLPELAREIFNDLKFDFQVQYDEKDAIGKRYRRQDAVGTPLCITVDHDSLEDKTVTIRHRDSMEQERVSIDSLNQRLRELVSMETLLKKL comes from the coding sequence ATGGCTGCACAACCGGAAGACCAGTTTAAGAATGTAATTAGTCACGCCAAAGAATACGGCTTTGTATTCCAAAGTAGTGAGATCTATGACGGCCTTAGTGCTGTATACGACTACGGTCAAAATGGTGCTCTCCTCAAGAACAATCTCAAAGAGTATTGGTGGAGAAGCATGGTTCAGCTTCACGAAAACATCGTGGGAATCGACTCGGCTATTTTCATGCACCCTTCTGTGTGGAAAGCATCAGGTCACGTAGATGCATTTAACGATCCGATGATTGACAACAAAGACAGCAAGAAGCGTTACCGCGCAGATGTCTTGATTGAAGATCACATGGAGAAGATCAATCAAAAAGCCGACAAAGAGGTTGCAAAAGCAGCAAAGCGCTTTGGAGAGTCTTTTGATGAAGCCATGTTCCGCAAGACCAATCCTCGCGTATTGAAGTATGTGGATCAAGTAGATGCTATCCGCACTCGCTTTGTGAAGGCATTGGAAGAGAACGACTTGGCAGACCTCAAGCAATTAATTGAAGACGAAGGGATTACTTGCCCTATTTCAGGTTCAAAAAACTGGACTGAAGTTCGTCAGTTCAACTTGATGTTCGGAACTAAATTGGGTTCTGTTGCTGAAGATGCCAGCGACCTTTACCTCCGTCCGGAAACCGCACAAGGTATCTTCGTGAACTTCTTGAACGTTCAGAAAACAGGCCGAATGAAGATTCCATTTGGAATTGCCCAAATCGGTAAGGCATTCAGAAACGAAATCGTGGCTCGCCAGTTTATTTTCCGCATGCGCGAATTCGAACAAATGGAGATGCAATTCTTCGTTCGTCCGGGTGAAGAAATGAAGTGGTACGAGTACTGGAAGGAGCACCGCATGAAGTGGCATAAATTGTTGGGCTTGGGCGAAGACAACTACCGCTTCCACGACCATGACAAACTAGCGCATTACGCCAATGCGGCGGCTGATATCGAATTCAACTTCCCATTTGGCTTCAAAGAGCTAGAGGGAATTCACTCACGCACCGACTTCGACTTGGGCCGTCACCAAGAAATGAGCGGTAAGAAGTTACAGTACTTCGATCCAGAAATCAACAAGAACTACGTGCCTTATGTGGTGGAAACTTCGGTAGGTCTAGACCGTCTCTTCTTAGGGACCCTAGCCACGGCCTACACGGAAGAAACCTTAGAAGATGGAAGCACACGTACGGTACTTCGCCTACCTCTTCCCCTTGCACCAATCAAAGCTGCAATTCTGCCTTTGTTGAGAAAAGATGGCTTGCCTGAATTGGCTCGTGAGATTTTCAACGATCTCAAGTTTGATTTCCAAGTCCAATATGACGAGAAAGATGCGATTGGAAAACGATACCGCCGACAAGATGCAGTGGGTACACCATTGTGTATAACTGTAGACCACGACAGCCTTGAGGATAAAACGGTAACGATCCGTCACCGTGATTCTATGGAGCAAGAAAGGGTGAGTATAGACTCTCTTAACCAAAGACTAAGAGAGCTAGTAAGCATGGAAACACTCTTGAAAAAGTTGTAA
- a CDS encoding T9SS type A sorting domain-containing protein → MKSLLTLFLFGFSLFTLGQTTCIPLDNATWINANECIDNEWSPPQFRFSYYSTGTADTAIGGVTYRMLFGDIHHSQFVGGIRADSLRAWIYPANDTSEYIFLDFSLEIGDTIRNVYSSKFGSSNYLRDYVVLDTTDNGTFWNLSSDSLILGLNEFQDSSVYSRQYWVYGIGNLRGFLEHNYQGIDCLDYLDCASVNDTSYFPTVGEYQCGYSNFSTSENQKNTRTIYPNPTSGMVYFSSPLQDGFVEIINVNGQVVERKKADAELSVQHLPSGLYTVLLFEGDQLVHREKLAINH, encoded by the coding sequence ATGAAAAGTCTACTTACCCTATTCCTCTTTGGCTTCTCACTTTTTACATTGGGGCAAACCACGTGTATTCCGTTAGATAATGCCACTTGGATCAACGCAAACGAGTGCATAGACAACGAATGGAGTCCACCTCAGTTTCGCTTTTCCTACTATTCAACCGGAACAGCAGACACGGCCATTGGAGGGGTCACCTATAGAATGTTATTCGGCGACATTCACCACAGTCAATTTGTGGGTGGCATACGAGCGGACTCGCTTCGGGCGTGGATATATCCGGCCAATGACACATCAGAATACATTTTCCTAGATTTCTCTTTAGAAATAGGAGACACCATTCGAAATGTCTATTCCTCCAAATTTGGAAGCTCCAATTATTTGAGAGATTACGTCGTATTAGACACTACCGATAATGGCACCTTCTGGAATCTCTCTTCAGATTCACTCATCCTCGGACTCAACGAATTTCAAGACTCTTCCGTTTACTCCCGACAATATTGGGTCTATGGCATTGGCAACCTGCGAGGATTCCTAGAGCATAACTACCAAGGAATCGACTGCTTAGACTATTTGGATTGCGCGAGTGTGAATGATACCTCTTACTTTCCAACAGTGGGCGAATATCAATGTGGATATAGCAACTTCTCTACTTCCGAAAACCAGAAGAACACGAGGACAATCTACCCTAATCCGACCTCAGGAATGGTTTATTTCTCCAGCCCTCTTCAGGATGGATTTGTAGAAATAATCAATGTTAATGGACAGGTAGTAGAAAGAAAAAAGGCAGATGCCGAACTCTCTGTTCAGCATCTGCCTTCTGGATTATATACGGTGCTCCTGTTTGAAGGAGATCAACTTGTTCACCGCGAAAAACTAGCGATTAATCACTAA
- a CDS encoding S41 family peptidase: MKARQIYLPMIIAAAVVVGMFVGSRYNYPARPNEESKQQKIRQIIDYIDYKYVVDVNTDSLLDLTIRDMLHKLDPHSSYISQRDVQAQEESIQGSFDGVGIEFRVRKDTVTVIRVIPEGPAMRAGLKAGDRIIAIDDLSVIGDYETTAPLVETLRGPSGEEVYVEVMGRGETLSRSIAITRGPIPIHSVDVSYMLNDSVGLVKVNRFADNTMDEFNFAIRSLERQGMNTLILDLRDNPGGLLESAKDMADAFLSEGKTIVYTVDRDGEKHTSTATNRGIFEYGEVVVLVNESSASASEVVAGALQDNDRAIIVGRRTFGKGLVQQEMSLNDGSRMRLTTSKYYTPTGRSIQKPYDNGYDAYQMDNIQRIEDGELFRPDSSKFDHDERFVTEGGKVVYGGGGIMPDIFVPIDSSIFTYGMLYHQFGYSRLSDFAFDYVDSRRAEFGGVNRRDFIDSWNVPQDLYLELLEKLDVLKYEERIDDEMRAFIELRLKAVIAETVWGKDGYYPVVFQTDPVIKSALLSVGAYSDTIPRPELP, translated from the coding sequence ATGAAAGCAAGACAGATTTACTTACCTATGATTATTGCCGCAGCTGTTGTTGTGGGAATGTTCGTGGGGTCTAGATATAATTATCCAGCTCGACCCAACGAGGAGTCGAAGCAGCAGAAGATCCGTCAGATTATTGATTATATCGACTACAAGTATGTGGTGGATGTGAATACAGATAGTCTCTTGGATCTCACCATTCGCGATATGCTTCACAAGTTGGACCCTCATAGCTCTTATATCTCTCAAAGAGATGTTCAAGCACAAGAGGAATCTATCCAAGGGAGTTTTGATGGGGTTGGAATTGAATTCCGCGTTCGTAAAGACACCGTAACTGTGATTCGCGTCATTCCCGAAGGACCAGCAATGCGGGCTGGCTTGAAAGCGGGAGATCGAATTATCGCCATTGATGATCTAAGTGTGATTGGCGATTATGAAACGACGGCTCCTTTGGTGGAAACGCTGCGCGGACCTTCTGGAGAAGAGGTTTATGTGGAAGTGATGGGAAGAGGTGAGACGCTTTCGCGCTCCATCGCGATTACCCGAGGACCAATTCCGATTCACTCTGTAGATGTGAGCTACATGTTAAACGACTCCGTGGGGCTGGTTAAGGTGAATCGATTTGCGGATAACACCATGGATGAATTCAACTTCGCCATTCGAAGTTTGGAACGCCAGGGGATGAATACCCTCATTTTGGATTTGAGAGATAATCCTGGAGGCTTGTTGGAAAGTGCAAAAGACATGGCCGATGCATTCCTTTCTGAAGGTAAAACCATAGTGTATACGGTGGACAGAGATGGAGAGAAGCACACGTCAACTGCTACCAATAGAGGAATCTTTGAATACGGTGAAGTGGTGGTGTTGGTGAACGAATCTTCTGCGAGTGCATCTGAAGTGGTAGCGGGAGCGCTGCAAGACAATGATAGAGCGATCATTGTTGGTCGACGCACTTTTGGCAAAGGGCTGGTTCAGCAAGAAATGTCCTTGAACGATGGATCTCGCATGCGCCTAACCACATCCAAATACTATACTCCAACGGGAAGAAGTATTCAGAAACCGTATGACAATGGATACGATGCCTATCAAATGGACAATATTCAGAGAATTGAAGATGGAGAGCTCTTCCGTCCAGATAGCTCTAAGTTTGATCACGATGAGCGCTTTGTAACCGAAGGTGGAAAGGTAGTATATGGGGGAGGCGGAATTATGCCAGATATCTTTGTGCCAATAGACAGCTCCATATTTACCTATGGCATGCTCTACCATCAGTTCGGGTATTCGCGTCTTTCGGATTTCGCCTTTGATTACGTGGATTCACGAAGAGCCGAATTCGGAGGTGTCAATCGCCGTGACTTTATCGATTCGTGGAATGTGCCGCAAGATTTGTACTTGGAGTTGTTGGAGAAGCTCGATGTGCTGAAGTACGAAGAGCGAATTGACGACGAAATGCGCGCCTTTATTGAACTTCGATTAAAAGCGGTGATTGCCGAAACAGTGTGGGGTAAGGATGGTTACTATCCAGTGGTATTCCAAACAGACCCAGTGATCAAATCGGCTTTGCTGTCGGTAGGTGCTTACAGCGATACGATTCCGAGACCAGAGCTTCCTTAA
- a CDS encoding T9SS type A sorting domain-containing protein, producing MKISTLMSGALLLSSYLSFAGPGDSTVVRAMDHMDLTWYGSYSDTATLPSQATSYNKILMVYTMGCASGGCSDWDYTTQINLYEPTGMMDSSVASLDTISTNPLVIDTTWNVFEVNRTWELGRVITPYGGYMRQGSAGYNNSWEHPFVFDVTDFAHLLHDTVAIAAAYKGWSSGFSATVDFIFIEGTPARPVVQMNQVYSRYGQYIQTATFESNVLPPVTVPVNPNAVDGVFRFTPTGHGFVNALNCAEFCNKHFTLYKDGAQVARHDMWRDDCGMNPIYPQGGTWLYDRANWCPGDDAIIFQDEIGSLSGLSQVEMNVDVEAYSYTVPSGETPAGYELEGVLVQYDDFQIDVDGEITDIIAPNNNVEFRRYNPACRQAMVRITNRGGDTLTSAVIRYGIPGSWIQHYTWSGSLAYGESEVVTMPMVGPWPWANAQSGEFEAHIDVAGDQVAYNNDKFSQFDIPTVHPSNMVIVTRTNAAGNETHWELFNDAGQIVASRDGLSSNQFFYDTLDLPSGCYELRVMDRGKDGLSWWANNDGAGYVQLRNNGGTTPLFLKLQADFGTEIRHMFTIDGELSVSEHNLDEFLDVAPNPSNGIFEMLYSGDASPQAWVVTDLQGRVIAQSHGEIDVRTMIDLSSEAVGMYVLRYTTDHGTITKKLVINR from the coding sequence ATGAAGATATCTACACTCATGTCAGGAGCACTGCTACTTAGCTCCTATCTGTCTTTTGCGGGGCCGGGTGATTCCACGGTGGTTCGCGCAATGGATCATATGGATCTCACCTGGTACGGTTCGTATTCAGATACGGCCACCCTTCCTAGCCAAGCAACTTCCTATAACAAGATACTTATGGTTTATACCATGGGCTGTGCTTCTGGTGGTTGTAGCGATTGGGATTATACCACCCAAATCAACCTGTATGAACCAACTGGAATGATGGACTCATCAGTTGCATCGTTAGATACCATCTCCACCAACCCACTAGTTATTGATACCACTTGGAATGTTTTCGAGGTGAATAGGACGTGGGAATTGGGTAGAGTAATTACTCCGTACGGTGGTTACATGCGTCAGGGATCGGCGGGTTACAACAATTCGTGGGAGCATCCATTTGTGTTTGATGTCACCGATTTTGCACACCTGCTTCACGATACCGTAGCGATTGCAGCTGCCTACAAAGGATGGAGTTCGGGCTTTAGTGCTACCGTTGATTTCATTTTTATTGAAGGAACTCCAGCCCGACCTGTCGTTCAAATGAATCAGGTCTATTCTCGCTATGGGCAGTATATCCAAACAGCAACATTTGAAAGCAATGTATTGCCTCCAGTAACAGTTCCAGTAAATCCGAATGCCGTTGATGGTGTTTTCCGCTTTACGCCAACTGGTCACGGTTTTGTGAATGCATTGAACTGTGCGGAATTCTGTAATAAACACTTCACCCTCTACAAAGACGGTGCTCAAGTGGCTCGTCACGATATGTGGAGAGACGATTGTGGTATGAACCCTATCTACCCACAAGGAGGAACATGGTTGTACGATCGTGCCAACTGGTGTCCGGGCGATGATGCCATCATTTTCCAAGATGAGATTGGAAGCCTTTCGGGGCTTTCTCAAGTAGAAATGAACGTAGACGTGGAAGCATACTCGTATACTGTGCCTTCAGGTGAAACTCCTGCAGGATACGAACTGGAGGGTGTTTTGGTTCAATACGACGATTTCCAGATTGATGTAGATGGGGAGATAACAGATATCATCGCTCCAAACAACAATGTGGAATTCCGCAGATACAATCCCGCCTGTCGCCAAGCCATGGTTCGCATTACAAACCGTGGAGGCGATACACTCACAAGCGCTGTGATTCGTTACGGCATTCCAGGTTCATGGATTCAGCATTATACTTGGTCGGGTTCATTGGCTTATGGCGAATCTGAAGTGGTTACCATGCCAATGGTTGGACCTTGGCCTTGGGCTAATGCTCAGAGCGGTGAGTTTGAAGCACACATCGATGTAGCGGGAGATCAGGTGGCCTACAACAATGACAAGTTCAGTCAGTTTGATATCCCTACAGTTCACCCTAGCAACATGGTGATTGTGACGCGCACCAATGCGGCTGGCAATGAAACACATTGGGAGCTTTTCAACGACGCAGGTCAGATCGTAGCTTCACGCGATGGCTTGAGCAGTAACCAGTTCTTTTATGATACGCTCGACTTGCCGAGTGGTTGTTACGAATTGCGTGTTATGGACCGTGGCAAAGACGGACTTTCTTGGTGGGCTAACAATGATGGAGCTGGATATGTGCAACTCCGCAACAACGGAGGTACAACTCCATTGTTCCTAAAACTTCAGGCAGATTTCGGGACAGAGATTCGCCACATGTTCACCATTGATGGTGAGCTTTCCGTTAGTGAACACAACCTCGATGAATTTCTCGATGTAGCTCCGAATCCGAGTAACGGAATTTTCGAAATGCTGTACTCAGGAGATGCATCTCCCCAAGCATGGGTTGTTACCGATCTTCAGGGCAGAGTCATTGCTCAATCACATGGAGAAATAGACGTTCGCACAATGATCGATCTCAGTTCGGAAGCAGTGGGAATGTACGTGTTACGCTACACAACCGACCACGGAACCATCACCAAAAAATTAGTGATTAATCGCTAG
- a CDS encoding DUF502 domain-containing protein, with the protein MKKIFKYFLQGLLYTAPVAITFYFFYEIFYYLDHLIPTEELESEDSVFGPLATFFQAVKGIPGIGILIIFMGITLAGFLGNYLLRFPLFNWFESRFERVPLFNLVYSSIKDVIKNFTGQKQGFKKPVVIKLYENSEIRRLGFVTDESLDLMKDDENALITVYVPHSFAISGQLFLVPPRYVTPISENSADVMKYILAGGITDVGNEKGEE; encoded by the coding sequence ATGAAAAAGATATTTAAGTACTTCCTACAAGGCTTGCTGTACACGGCACCCGTAGCCATTACCTTCTACTTCTTTTACGAGATTTTCTACTATTTAGACCACTTGATTCCAACAGAGGAGTTGGAATCAGAGGATTCGGTATTTGGTCCTCTTGCTACCTTCTTCCAAGCCGTTAAAGGCATTCCAGGAATTGGTATCCTGATTATTTTTATGGGGATAACGCTCGCCGGATTTTTGGGGAATTATCTCTTGCGCTTTCCGCTGTTCAATTGGTTTGAGAGTCGATTTGAACGCGTACCACTTTTCAATTTGGTGTACTCGTCTATCAAAGACGTGATCAAGAATTTTACCGGGCAAAAACAGGGATTTAAGAAGCCGGTTGTCATCAAGCTCTATGAGAATTCCGAAATCCGCAGATTGGGTTTTGTCACTGATGAATCATTGGACTTGATGAAGGATGATGAGAACGCTTTGATTACTGTTTACGTTCCACACTCTTTCGCTATTTCAGGCCAATTGTTCTTGGTGCCACCTCGCTATGTCACTCCAATTAGTGAGAATTCAGCAGATGTGATGAAGTATATTCTCGCTGGGGGGATTACAGACGTCGGAAATGAAAAGGGTGAGGAGTAA
- the trmB gene encoding tRNA (guanosine(46)-N7)-methyltransferase TrmB, whose protein sequence is MAKNKLKKFAENAEMRHVIEPNWADVNAGNFPLKGNWKRDFFQNDNPIVVELGCGRGEYTFGLAKRNPNVNYIGVDIKGNRMWNGAKWAQEEGLTNIAFLRTKIELITNAFAEGELDEIWITFPDPQIKYKRMKHRMTNPEFLEKYKTVLSDSGVVHLKCDSEFLHGYTHGIVQAYGYVVEEAYHDIDFQLREQEPDHILFAIQTYYEQMWREQGKAINYLRFRFQ, encoded by the coding sequence ATGGCAAAGAACAAGCTCAAAAAATTCGCGGAGAACGCTGAAATGCGTCACGTAATTGAGCCCAATTGGGCGGATGTAAATGCGGGAAATTTTCCGCTAAAGGGGAACTGGAAGAGGGACTTTTTTCAGAATGATAATCCCATTGTTGTGGAGCTCGGCTGTGGTAGAGGGGAGTATACCTTCGGATTGGCAAAGCGAAACCCCAACGTGAATTATATCGGTGTAGATATTAAGGGAAACCGAATGTGGAATGGAGCGAAGTGGGCACAGGAGGAAGGCCTTACCAACATCGCCTTTTTACGCACCAAAATTGAGCTCATCACCAATGCCTTTGCCGAAGGAGAACTCGACGAGATTTGGATCACTTTCCCAGACCCTCAAATCAAGTACAAGCGAATGAAACACCGAATGACCAATCCGGAGTTTCTTGAGAAATACAAAACGGTCCTTTCCGATAGCGGCGTGGTTCACTTGAAGTGCGACAGTGAATTCTTGCACGGATATACCCATGGTATCGTTCAAGCCTACGGTTATGTGGTAGAGGAGGCGTATCACGATATCGATTTTCAATTGAGAGAACAAGAACCCGATCACATCTTGTTTGCCATTCAAACGTATTACGAGCAAATGTGGCGCGAACAAGGGAAGGCCATTAATTACCTGCGATTCCGGTTTCAATAA
- a CDS encoding M1 family metallopeptidase — MKKLAILAAVALVGCQSNESQPSESEETTMKYANDIHSFSKPNEAAVKHLDIFLDVNFDTKIITGVADWTIESAEGATEIIFDTYHLGIESVSTDDGGQVDFSMSDEDEILGSALHIPITNETKHVVINYETSSDAKALQWLDPEQTSSKTAPFLLTQSQAILARTWLPCQDGPGIRFTYKAEVKVPENLMPVMSAGGNPTELHPDGSYNFEMPQAIPSYLMALAVGDIEFRAIGENTGVYAEPTIVDTAAWEFADIDAMISAAEDLYGPYAWGRYDIIVLPASFPFGGMENPRITFATPTILAGDRSLVSLVAHELAHSWSGNLVTNATWNDFWLNEGFTVYFEQRIMESVYGREYSEMLASLAHEGLKDEVAEFMHGHAEDTKLAIDLTDRNPDDGVTTIAYDKGYHFLRLIEQTVGRDRFDAFLKNYFTSHAFQVMTTEEFVNLLESDLLTPEEVKEIGVQEWIYGTGLPENCPVPNAVRFEKVDAAASLFKTEGTLPTSEEAAAWSSHEWMRFIQELGELSVDQLTALDNAFHFSKSGNSEILAAWFQPTIRAGYEPVRPVVEDFLIHVGRRKFLTPTYKAMLESDKSEWAKEVYQKARPNYHAVARETMDDLLDYQMAE, encoded by the coding sequence ATGAAAAAGTTAGCGATCCTTGCTGCGGTTGCCTTGGTTGGATGTCAGTCCAATGAATCTCAACCTTCAGAATCTGAAGAAACTACCATGAAATACGCAAACGATATTCACAGTTTTAGCAAGCCAAATGAGGCTGCTGTGAAGCATTTGGATATTTTTTTAGATGTCAATTTCGACACGAAGATTATTACGGGTGTGGCTGACTGGACCATTGAAAGTGCAGAAGGGGCTACGGAAATCATCTTCGATACGTACCACTTGGGGATTGAATCGGTTTCAACCGACGATGGCGGTCAAGTTGATTTTTCCATGTCGGATGAAGATGAAATCTTGGGTTCTGCACTACACATTCCGATCACGAACGAAACAAAACACGTAGTCATCAACTACGAAACATCGAGCGATGCCAAAGCGCTTCAGTGGTTAGATCCTGAACAGACTTCGAGCAAAACCGCTCCATTCTTGCTCACTCAAAGTCAGGCGATCCTAGCCCGAACTTGGCTCCCTTGTCAGGATGGCCCAGGTATTCGCTTCACCTACAAGGCTGAGGTGAAAGTTCCAGAGAACTTGATGCCAGTGATGAGTGCAGGAGGTAATCCTACCGAATTGCATCCAGATGGTTCGTACAACTTTGAAATGCCTCAAGCCATTCCTAGCTACTTGATGGCCTTGGCTGTTGGCGATATTGAATTCAGAGCCATTGGTGAGAATACGGGCGTTTATGCTGAGCCAACAATAGTAGATACAGCGGCTTGGGAATTTGCCGATATCGATGCGATGATTTCTGCGGCAGAGGATCTGTATGGTCCTTATGCGTGGGGTCGTTACGACATCATTGTCCTTCCAGCTAGCTTCCCTTTTGGTGGTATGGAGAATCCTAGAATCACCTTTGCTACACCAACCATCTTGGCGGGCGATCGCAGTTTGGTGAGCCTCGTAGCCCACGAGTTAGCGCATAGCTGGAGTGGTAACTTGGTGACCAATGCAACTTGGAACGACTTCTGGCTGAACGAAGGTTTCACGGTGTATTTCGAGCAGCGAATCATGGAATCGGTTTATGGACGTGAATACTCAGAAATGCTAGCCAGCCTCGCTCATGAAGGTTTGAAAGATGAGGTGGCAGAGTTCATGCACGGACATGCAGAGGACACCAAATTGGCCATCGACTTGACCGATCGCAATCCAGACGATGGGGTGACGACCATCGCTTACGACAAAGGTTATCACTTCTTGAGATTGATCGAACAAACGGTGGGTAGAGATCGATTTGATGCCTTCTTGAAGAATTACTTCACTTCCCATGCCTTCCAAGTGATGACGACGGAAGAGTTTGTGAACTTATTAGAGTCTGATCTTCTCACTCCAGAAGAAGTAAAGGAGATTGGTGTTCAAGAGTGGATTTACGGCACAGGACTTCCTGAAAACTGTCCGGTTCCCAATGCGGTACGCTTTGAGAAGGTGGATGCAGCTGCATCGCTTTTCAAAACCGAAGGAACGTTGCCAACGTCAGAAGAAGCTGCCGCTTGGTCGTCTCATGAATGGATGAGATTTATCCAAGAACTCGGTGAGCTATCGGTCGATCAACTAACTGCGCTAGACAATGCATTCCACTTCTCTAAGAGTGGCAACTCTGAAATCTTGGCTGCGTGGTTCCAACCGACTATTCGTGCGGGATATGAGCCTGTTCGTCCGGTTGTAGAAGACTTCCTTATTCACGTTGGTAGAAGAAAATTCCTCACCCCTACGTATAAGGCCATGTTGGAGAGTGATAAGTCAGAATGGGCAAAAGAAGTGTATCAAAAAGCCCGTCCGAATTATCACGCTGTAGCCCGCGAAACCATGGATGACCTGCTTGACTATCAAATGGCAGAGTAA
- a CDS encoding MGMT family protein, translating into MSDFFERVYAVVVQIPEGRVTSYGAIARAIGAPGSARTVGYAMNASHNNPEIPAHRVVNRNGLLTGKHHFEGTRLMQQLLENEGVKVVDDQIQNFSQHFWDPISELGLDETLNTKE; encoded by the coding sequence ATGTCTGATTTCTTCGAAAGAGTATATGCCGTGGTGGTCCAAATTCCCGAGGGAAGAGTCACCAGCTACGGTGCTATTGCCCGCGCTATTGGTGCGCCTGGGAGTGCGCGGACCGTTGGATATGCCATGAATGCCTCACATAATAATCCAGAGATTCCGGCGCACCGAGTGGTTAACCGCAATGGCTTATTAACGGGCAAACACCACTTTGAAGGTACGCGACTTATGCAGCAACTATTAGAAAATGAAGGGGTGAAGGTGGTGGATGATCAGATTCAAAATTTTTCGCAGCATTTTTGGGATCCTATTTCGGAACTTGGTCTCGATGAAACGCTAAACACGAAGGAATGA
- a CDS encoding phage holin family protein: MEIRYESGRPRSILISLVVNVLSIFAASYLLDGVIVDSVTTAIWVAITLSILNVTIKPLLILLTLPLTVFSFGLFLLVINAIVIYIAADWISGFTVHGFWWAVLFSLLISLINSVLYRLGDRSAE; the protein is encoded by the coding sequence ATGGAAATTCGATATGAGTCAGGTCGACCCCGCAGTATTTTAATTTCATTGGTGGTAAATGTACTTAGCATTTTTGCTGCATCTTACCTCCTAGACGGTGTTATTGTAGATTCTGTAACTACCGCCATTTGGGTAGCCATTACCCTTTCCATCCTCAATGTAACCATTAAGCCGTTGTTGATTCTATTGACACTACCGCTTACTGTGTTCTCCTTTGGACTGTTCCTTCTGGTCATCAATGCCATTGTCATCTACATTGCAGCCGATTGGATCAGTGGATTCACCGTCCATGGATTTTGGTGGGCCGTTCTATTCAGCCTTCTAATCTCACTCATTAACAGCGTCCTGTACCGATTGGGCGATCGTTCAGCAGAATAA